CCGCGGACCGGACCTCGTCGACGGCGCTCTCCAGCACCGCGAACACCTGGTTGCGCCGGGCCTGGGCGTCGTTGGCGCCCGCCGAGTCCACGCCGTCGGTGAGCGACGCCGCCAGCGTCCGCGCCTGCGCCGCCGCGTCCTTGGGCAGATTGGGCGCGCTCTCGAAGACCTTGGCGTTGGCCTCGACGAAGTCGGCCAGGTCCTTCAGATCCTGGATGAGGTCGGCCAGGCCTTCGCCCTCGGCGATCTGGTCGAGCTTCGCCTGGGCCTTGGGGTCCTTGCGGAGCAGGTAGCGGCCGGCGCTCATGAGCTTGCTGCGCAGGGCCTCGGCCGCCGTGCGGTCGCCGGTCTTGCTGCGGGTGCTGGAGCTCTTGTCGAGCCGGGCGTCGAGCCAGTCCTTCTGGGCCGAGTCGAGGGCGTCGGTGCGCGCGGGGAGCGTGTCGAGGTCGGCGAGGTTGAAGTCGGGCAGCTTCTGGAAGCGCGGCCGGAACTTGCAGGCTTCCTTGAAGAGCCGGCGGGCCTCCAGGATGGCCACCGGGATGGGCAGGATGGGCGCGGTCTGGGCGGCCTCGGCTGAGAGCGCGCGGATGGCGCCCTCCAAATCGAACTTCTTGGACGACTTCGCCCCGGCCTTCTTGGATGACTTCGACGCGCCCTTCTTGGGCGCCGGCTTCTTCGCGGCCATGTTCCCCCCTGCGTGTGTGGGCAGGAGCCTAGACGAAACGAGTTCCGGGGTTCCAGGCCAAATCGGACTGAGCTCGCCTGCCCGCTCGCCGCGTCCGTGCAGGTCCCGGCCGCATCTGCTATCTAGCCGCGCCCTTTTCTCCCAGGACGCCATGCCGAACATCCAGGTCACCAACGTCAGCAAGCGGTTCGGGGGCAAGAAGCTCTTCGAGGACGTGGACGTCGCCTTCTCCGAGGGCCGCCGCTACGGCCTCACCGGCCCCAACGGCGCCGGCAAGTCCACGTTCATGAAGATCCTCTCCGGCGAGCTCGAGCCCGACACCGGCTCCATCTCCCGGCCGCGCAAGACCTCCGTCCTCAAGCAGGATCAGTTCGCGTTCGAGGAGATCCGGGTCCTCGACGTGGTCATCCAGGGCAACAAGCCGCTCTGGGCCGCGATGCACGAGAAGGAGCAGCTCCTCGCGCTGCCCAACCTCACCGACGACCAGGGCAACCGGCTCGGCGAGCTGGAGATGACCATCGCCGAGGAGGACGGCTACACCGCCGAGTCCGACGCGGGCGAGCTGCTCGAGGGCCTGGGCATCCCCACCGCGCTGCACCAGAACTTGATGAAGGAGATCCCCGGCGGCCTCAAGCTGCGCGTGCTGCTCGCCCAGGCCCTCTTCGGCAAGCCCGAGGCGCTGCTCCTCGACGAGCCCACCAACAACCTCGACCTCGACTCCATTCGCTGGCTGGAGAACTTCCTCTGCAACTACCAGGGCGTGCTCATCACCATCTCGCACGACCGGCACTTCTTGAACGCGATCTGCACGCACGTCGCGGACATCGACTACGAGTCGATCATCACCTACACCGGCGGCTACGACGAGATGGTGGAGGCCAAGAGCCAGACGCGAAGCCGCGTCGAGAGCGAGAACGCCGACAAGCAGAAGAAGATCGCCCAGCTCAAGGACTTCGTCGCTCGCTTCAGCGCGGGCACGCGCGCCAGCCAGGTGCAGAGCCGCAAGAAGGCGCTGGAGAAGCTGCAGCTCTCGGATCTCAAGCGCAGCAACATCGAGCGGCCGTTCATCAAGTTCGAGCAGAAGCGCCCCAGCGGCAAGCAGACGCTGGTGATGGAGAAGATCACCAAGAAGTGGCCCGACGTCACCGTCTGCAAGGACTTCGACGCCCTCGTCACCCGCGGCGAGAAGATCGCCATCATCGGCCGCAACGGCGTGGGCAAGACCACGCTCTGCAAGATGCTGGTGGGCGAGCTCAAGCCCGACGCCGGGACTTTCACTTGGGGCCACGAAGCCAGCGTCGGTTACCTCGCGCAGGACCACCGCGAGGGCATCCCCGACAACACCACCTGCGCCAACTGGCTGCACGACATCGATCCCAAGGCCTCGAACGAGGACATCCGCGGCCTCCTGGGGCGCATGCTCTTCAAGGGCGAAGAGGGCATGAAGCCCACCAAGGCCCTCTCCGGCGGCGAGGCGGTGCGGCTCATCTTCAGCAAGCTCATGCTCACCAAGGACAACGTCCTGGTGCTCGACGAGCCGACGAACCACCTGGACCTCGAGTCGATCATCGCGCTGGGCGAGGCGGTGAAGCGCTACGAGGGCACGGCGTTCGTGGTGACCCACGACCGCGACCTCATCGCGAGCTTCGCCACGCGCCTGTGGGTCTTCCGCGAAAACGGCCTGACCGACTTCTGGGGCGACTACGAGAGCTACCTCGAGAAGCACGGCGACGACATCGCCGGCAAGAGGAAGTAGCCTCTCGGGATGGCTCGCAAGAAGCAGCGCGCGCGCAAGAGCCGGCTCGCCAATCCGCCGGAGCGCGTGCGCCACCTCATCGCCCTCGACGCCGCGAACGTGGTGCGCCGCCTCGCCAGCCGCTACGAGGAGATGGTGGCGCTGTTCTCGCGGCTGCGCGATCGCACGCCCATGCTGGAGACGGTGCACAGCTGGTTCGACTCCGCCGGCTTCCCCGACCTGGTGCTCCTCGAGCCCGGCGAGCAGGCGGTGGTGAACGCGTTCTATGAAGAGCTCGGCGAGCTGCGCTGGTACTTCCAGTACACCGAAGACATGCCCACCACGGTGCTGACGACCATCGCCGCGCGCGTGAAGCGGCTGGCCGAGGTGCACGCGCGGCTGGTGGGCATCATCGGCGAGCCGGAAGAGCACGGCGCGCCCGCGGTGGTGGCCGAGGTGGTGGTGCACGAGGCGCAGCCCGCGCCGCCGCCCATCGCCCTGCCCGCGGCCAAGAAGCGCTGACCCGTCAGCCTGGGTGAGGCGCGGCCGTCTGAGCCGCGTCATGGACCCGCGGTCTCCAGCCAATGTCTTCGCGCGCATGTCGCCCACGCTCGTGGTGCGCCGCGGCACCGAGCTGCACGGCGTCCGCGCCGACCCGCAGCCGCTGGTGCGCATGGCCCTCCCCGAGTCGCCGCTGCGCTGGCCGAAGGCGCTTCGTCCGCTCGCCGAGGCGTGGGCGAAGCTGGCCGAGGTGCGCCACGCGACGCCGGCCGTGCTCGCCGACGTGCTGCACGTGCTGCTCGAGACCGTGCCCGACCCGGAGTTCGACGCGCCGACCTGTCCGCTGGTGCGCCTCGAGCCGCCGCGCGCCGCGACGCCCACCGCGGCCCACCCGCGCGCGTTTCGCGGCACGCACGCGCGGCCGCCGCGGCCGATGCAGCCTGCGTCGATCGATCTGCGTCCGGTGCTCGCGCACGCGCGTCACCGCGCGGTGCTGCTCGAGTCGCTGCTGCCGTTTCTGACCCACGCGATGGGCGTGCTGGCCGCCCGCGGCTTCGACGGGGCCAAGCTCCAGCAGCTCCAGCGGCTGCTGAGCGAGCGCGGCCCCGGCGTCGAGGTGGCGCTCGCGTACCACCACGGCATTCCCGCCCTGCCCCAGGCGCCGCGCGAGCTCCAGCTGCTGCTCCCGCTGCTGAAGCACGCCGACCGCGCTGCCGTGCTGCGCTGGGTGGGCCTCGCTTGGGCGATGGAGCTGGCGGATCGGCCGAACTGGCTGGCGATCATGATGGGCCTGATCTCGCGCTCCGAGCCCAACGCGCGCGCCTGGGCCGAGCTCTGCCTCACGATTCCGCTGGCGCAGGCCGATGTGGTGCTGCGCGCGGCCTACACCCACGCGGCGCCCGCGCCGGAGCAGCTCCAGCCCTGGCTGAACACGCTGCTCTCGCGCTGGAGCGCGCCCGAGCGGCCCGGCGACCGGATCAACTTCGGCGTCCGCGCCCACCGCGCGCGCTTCTCGGCCAAGACCATCGGTGCGGTGCTCGACTTCATCCACGCCACCAGCTCCCGCGCGCCGGACGTGCTACCCAAGCGCGACGCGCCCTTCCCCTTCGACGCGTTCCTGGCGGCGCGCGAGAAGCTGCCCGTCGGTCAGCGTCCGCCGCTGGGCTGGTCGGTGTGGCGGCTGTGGGCCCGCGCGGCCGAGGAGCCGGAGCTGCCCAAGCTCCTGGTGGAGCTGCTCGCTGCGCCGCTGCAGCCGCTCTCGAGCCTCAAGCTCACGCTCGCCCTGGCCGACGTCGACTGGGATCGCAAGACCTGGCCCGCGGTTCGCGACACCTTCCGCGCGCTGGTCCCGCGGCTCGCGCTGGCGCCGGAGGAGATCCACGAGGAGCTCCTCAGCCTGGCGACGGATCTGCTCGAGGTCGCGTCGCTGCGCCCACCGACGCTGCCCGCGCTGCTGGGGCTGATCGACGTCGCCGTTCACTTCCCGGAGCGCGTGGTGCTCCCGCGCCGGCAGATCTGGCGCGAGCTGTTCTCGAACGCGCCGGCGGTGCTGCTCGACGCCGTGCTGGCCACGCCGCAGAGCCTGCGCGCGCTGGCCCGCGCCCACCGCCGCGACAACGACGCCAACCGCGCCGCCCGCGGCCTGGGCGTGCTGCTGGAGCTCGCGCCGGTGCTGGCCATGGAGGGTCTGGTCGACGCGCCAGTCGCCACGCTCGACGCCGCCCGTGTCGTCGGGACGCCCGCCGTCGCCGCGGCGCGCACCCGGCTCCGCCGCGCCCTCGATCAGCCGCTCTTCGCCCGCGATCCGCTCTCGCTGCCGCTGCCCGAGGCCTGCGCGCTGCTCGACGGCGTCTGCGGGGCGTCGCTGGAGCACCCCATGCCGCGCACGCTGCGAGAGCACGCCCGCGGCGTTCACCCGCTCAAGCCCGGCCAGGTGGCGCGGCACCTGGGCAAGACCTTCGAGGGGCTGGCGCAGCTCCGCCTGCGCGTCATCGAGCGCGAGGTGCTCACCGGCCTGCGCGGCGACCTGCCCGCGGACCTGCGCGACGTGCGCGTGCGCCACGCGCTGCAGCTCGCGAGCTGCGTGGACTCGAACCGGCCCGCGCTGCGCCGCTTCCTGGCCGCGCACCTCTCGGGCCACGGCGAGCCCGTGGAGCGCCACCCCGCGAATCGGGCCTGGCTCGCGCGGCACCCGCGGCTCGACGCCCACCGTTGGCTCGGTGGCGCCGCGCTGGAGCGCGAGCTCGGCGGCGTGAGCGTGCGCGTGCAGCTCGAGCACGACCCGCTCGAGGCGCTCCGGCTGGGCTCGTACGTGGGCTCGTGCCTGGGGCTGGGCGGCGGCAACGAGCACAGCGCCGCGGCCGCGGTGCTGGATGTGAACAAGCGCGTGGCCTACGCGCGCGACCCGCGCGGGCGCGTGCTGGCCCGGCAGCTCCTGGCCATCAACGCCGCGGACCGGCTGGTGTGCCACGAGGTCTACCCCGTGGGCGCGAGCGTGGCCCTGCAGACGCTGTTCCGCGACTTCGACCTCCAGCTCGCGGCGCAGCTCGGCCTCAAGATCGCCGATCGCGCCGACGCCGCCGCGGTGGAGTGCGTGGTGGCCCACAGCTGGTACGACGACGGCGCGTGGGATCTGGTGGCGTGCTGAAGGCGCGTCGATTAGATCGCGCGCCATGTCCAAGACCATCGTCGTGTTCGGGTTCGGCCCCGGGATCTCGCGGGCCGTGGCGGAGAAGTTCGGCGCCGAGGGCTTCCAGGTCGCGCTGGTGGCCCGCAACGCGGAGCGGCTCGCCGAGGGCGTGAAGGCCCTCCAGGCCAAGGGCGTGAAGGCCGCGGCCTACACCTGCGACGTGCGCGATCCCGCGGCCACGCGTGCGGTCGTGGCTCGCGCGCGAAAGGAGCTCGGGCCCATCACCGCGCTGCAGTGGAATGCCTACGCGTCCTCGGCGGGCAATGTGCTCGAGGCCGACGCGGCCGCGCTGCGCGAGGTCTACGACGTGGCCGTGACCAGCCTGATGGCCGCGGTCACCGAGGCGCTGCCGGATCTGCGCCAGGCCAAGGGCGCGGTGCTGGTGACCAACGGCGGCCTCGGGCTCTTCGACCCCAACATGGACAGCATGGCCGCCCAGTACGGCTCCATGGGTCTGGCCATCGGCAACGCGGCCAAGCACAAGCTGGTGCGCATGCTGGCGCTCAAGCTCAAGCCGGACGGCGTGCACGTGGGCGAGGTGATGGTGCTCGGCCTGGTGAAGGGCACCGCGTTCGACCGCGGCAACGCGACCATCGATCCCACCCAGATCGCCAAGCGCTTCTGGGAGCACTTCACCGAGCGCACCGAGACCACGGTCCGCGTCGGTTAGCGCGGCAGCCAGAAGCGATAGAGCACCACGTCGTCGCGGCGCGAGAAGCCCTTCTGGGCCTCGTAGCGCAGGTTCGTCGCGCCCAGGAGCTTCAAGCCGCCCACCGCGTAGGCCATGATCGAATACTCGAAGTAGACGTGCTTGATGGGCACGTCGGCGATCTGGATGTCGGTGTACCGATCGGTCGGGTGCAGCGTGACCTTCCCGAAGTCGTAGTAGCTCGAGAAGATCGCGGGCACGTAGCTCAGGAACCGCGCGTACTCGCCGGGCTTGAACACGCCCTTGTTCTGCCCCTTGGTGAGCGACCACTCCGCGCTCGTGAGGCCGAAGCGCCAGTACGCCTGGGGATCGCTCGCGAAGTGCTCGGCGATGAGCGCTTCGTTGAGCGCGACGAACTTGTCGACGGGCACATGGGTGATGGCCAGGATCTTCGTCTTGAAGAACGGCTCCCGCTCCGAGAACTTCTCGATGAACGCCTTCCACGCGGGCTCACCGAGCTCGGCGATGGTCATCGACTGCCGGGCCAGAAACGCTGCACCAATGACGAACATCGCCGCTCGCACTCCGCGTGAAGGGGAGAAGCCTAGCGTCGATCGGCGTCATCCCCAAGGATTGGCGGCGGCGGCTCGAGCGGCACGCTGATCCGGAACGTGGCGCCCTCGCCGGGACGGCTCTGCACCGACGCCTCGCCGCCGTGCGCCTCCACGAGCTGCCGCACCACGTAGAGCCCCAGGCCCAGGCCGCCGTACTGCCGCGACGGCACCGCCCGCTCGAAGCGCTGGAAGATGCGCGCCTGGTCCGCCTCGGCGATGCCCGGGCCCTCGTCGTGCACGGTGAGCACGGCGTTCCCGTCCTCTTGCCACACGGCCAGCGAGATGGGCCGGCCGGGGCCGAACTTGAGCGCGTTGGAGAGCAGGTCGGCGAGGATCTGCTTCAGCCGGCCGCGATCCCAGTGGCCGTGCACCGGCGCATCGGCTCGAACGCGCACCTCGCAGCCCGCGCGACGGAAGGTCTGGTCCAGCTCCGCCACCTCCT
Above is a window of Deltaproteobacteria bacterium DNA encoding:
- a CDS encoding ATP-binding cassette domain-containing protein translates to MPNIQVTNVSKRFGGKKLFEDVDVAFSEGRRYGLTGPNGAGKSTFMKILSGELEPDTGSISRPRKTSVLKQDQFAFEEIRVLDVVIQGNKPLWAAMHEKEQLLALPNLTDDQGNRLGELEMTIAEEDGYTAESDAGELLEGLGIPTALHQNLMKEIPGGLKLRVLLAQALFGKPEALLLDEPTNNLDLDSIRWLENFLCNYQGVLITISHDRHFLNAICTHVADIDYESIITYTGGYDEMVEAKSQTRSRVESENADKQKKIAQLKDFVARFSAGTRASQVQSRKKALEKLQLSDLKRSNIERPFIKFEQKRPSGKQTLVMEKITKKWPDVTVCKDFDALVTRGEKIAIIGRNGVGKTTLCKMLVGELKPDAGTFTWGHEASVGYLAQDHREGIPDNTTCANWLHDIDPKASNEDIRGLLGRMLFKGEEGMKPTKALSGGEAVRLIFSKLMLTKDNVLVLDEPTNHLDLESIIALGEAVKRYEGTAFVVTHDRDLIASFATRLWVFRENGLTDFWGDYESYLEKHGDDIAGKRK
- a CDS encoding SDR family NAD(P)-dependent oxidoreductase, translating into MSKTIVVFGFGPGISRAVAEKFGAEGFQVALVARNAERLAEGVKALQAKGVKAAAYTCDVRDPAATRAVVARARKELGPITALQWNAYASSAGNVLEADAAALREVYDVAVTSLMAAVTEALPDLRQAKGAVLVTNGGLGLFDPNMDSMAAQYGSMGLAIGNAAKHKLVRMLALKLKPDGVHVGEVMVLGLVKGTAFDRGNATIDPTQIAKRFWEHFTERTETTVRVG